One Balaenoptera musculus isolate JJ_BM4_2016_0621 chromosome 13, mBalMus1.pri.v3, whole genome shotgun sequence genomic region harbors:
- the C1D gene encoding nuclear nucleic acid-binding protein C1D: MASEEINEDYPVEIHEYLSTFENSIGAVDEMLKTMMSVSRNELLQKLDPLEQAKVDLVSAYTLNSMFWVYLATQGVNPKEHPVKQELERIRVYMNRVKEITDKKKAGKLDRAAASRFVKNALWEPKPKSASKVANKGKSKS, from the exons ATGGCAAGCGAAGAAATTAATGAAGACTACCCAGTAgaaattcatgaatatttatCAACCTTTGAGAATTCCATTGGTGCTGTGGATGAGATGCTGAAGACCATGATGTCTGTTTCTAGAAATGAGTTGTTGCAGAAG ttggACCCACTTGAACAAGCAAAAGTGGATTTAGTTTCTGCTTACACGTTGAATTCAATGTTTTGGG TTTATTTGGCAACGCAGGGAGTTAATCCTAAGGAACATCCAGTAAAGCAGGAATTG gAGAGAATCAGAGTATACATGAACAGAGTCAAGGAAataacagacaagaaaaaggCTGGCAAGCTGGACAGGGCTGCAGCTTCaagatttgtaaaaaatgcccTATGGGAACCAAAACCTAAAAGTGCATCCAAAGTTGCcaataaaggaaaaagtaaaagttaa